The following coding sequences are from one Streptomyces sp. V3I7 window:
- a CDS encoding alkaline phosphatase → MSSRSFPGRRSVLRGSLVASAAATLPAAFGSAPSFSLSGRPSAGWGVQVGDVTADSGLVWVRSDRPARMIVETSATEAFRDPHRWDGPLLGPDTDFTGTTLLRGLPPGEQIHYRVLLADPDDPRRTGEPVTGTFRTVSARRREGVRFLWSGDLAGQGWGINPDRGGYRIYDAMARLDPDFFLCSGDNIYADGPISATQALPGGGTWRNVTTEEKAKVAETLAEFRGNFRYNLLDENLLRFNAQVPAIVQWDDHEVRNNWYPGEVIASSDTRYTEKSLDVLAARARRAFSEYFPVSTLRPGEREGRVYRVLHQGPLLDVFVLDMRTYRDANSPGTQTVDPQGILGREQLDWLKRELSRSQAVWKVIAADMPIGLVVPDTLEGRPNFDAVAQGDPGAPLGRELQIAELLRHIKHRRITGTLWLTADVHHTSAQHYRPAQAAFTDFEPFWEFVSGPLNAGAFPATALDATFGPERVFLKAPTASNVSPAGGYQFFGEVDIDGGSGELTVRLREQDGTVLFTQTLQPGLVGQ, encoded by the coding sequence ATGTCATCCCGTTCGTTCCCGGGCCGCCGCAGCGTCCTGCGCGGTTCCCTCGTCGCGTCGGCCGCCGCCACCCTGCCGGCCGCGTTCGGCTCCGCGCCGTCGTTCTCGCTCTCCGGGCGCCCTTCGGCGGGCTGGGGCGTGCAGGTGGGCGACGTGACGGCCGACTCCGGCCTGGTGTGGGTGCGTTCGGACCGGCCGGCGCGGATGATCGTGGAGACGTCGGCCACCGAGGCGTTCCGCGATCCGCACCGCTGGGACGGTCCGCTGCTGGGCCCGGACACCGACTTCACCGGCACCACGCTGCTGCGCGGGCTGCCGCCCGGCGAGCAGATCCACTACCGCGTGCTGCTCGCCGACCCGGACGACCCGCGCCGCACCGGCGAGCCGGTGACCGGGACCTTCCGCACCGTGTCCGCGCGGCGGCGCGAGGGCGTGCGGTTCCTGTGGTCGGGCGACCTCGCGGGCCAGGGCTGGGGCATCAACCCCGACCGCGGGGGCTACCGGATCTACGACGCGATGGCGCGGCTCGACCCTGACTTCTTCCTGTGCAGCGGCGACAACATCTACGCGGACGGTCCGATCTCGGCGACCCAGGCGCTGCCCGGCGGTGGCACCTGGCGGAACGTCACGACCGAGGAGAAGGCGAAGGTCGCCGAGACCCTCGCCGAGTTCCGGGGCAACTTCCGCTACAACCTGCTGGACGAGAACCTGCTGCGGTTCAACGCCCAGGTGCCGGCCATCGTCCAGTGGGACGACCACGAGGTGCGCAACAACTGGTACCCCGGCGAGGTGATCGCCTCCTCGGACACGCGGTACACCGAGAAGAGCCTCGACGTGCTGGCGGCGCGCGCCCGACGGGCGTTCAGCGAGTACTTCCCGGTGTCGACGCTGCGGCCCGGTGAGCGGGAGGGCCGGGTGTACCGGGTGCTGCACCAGGGCCCGCTGCTCGACGTGTTCGTGCTGGACATGCGGACGTACCGCGACGCCAACTCCCCCGGCACCCAGACGGTGGACCCGCAGGGCATCCTCGGCCGTGAGCAACTGGACTGGCTCAAGCGCGAGTTGTCGCGGTCTCAGGCGGTATGGAAGGTGATCGCGGCGGACATGCCGATCGGCCTGGTCGTACCGGACACGCTGGAGGGCCGGCCGAACTTCGACGCCGTGGCCCAGGGCGACCCGGGCGCGCCGCTCGGCCGGGAGCTCCAGATCGCCGAACTGCTGCGACACATCAAGCACCGGCGGATCACCGGCACGCTGTGGCTGACGGCCGACGTGCACCACACGTCGGCCCAGCACTACCGGCCCGCCCAGGCCGCGTTCACCGACTTCGAGCCGTTCTGGGAGTTCGTCTCCGGCCCGCTCAACGCGGGCGCCTTCCCGGCCACCGCCCTCGACGCGACGTTCGGTCCTGAGCGGGTCTTCCTGAAGGCGCCGACCGCCTCGAACGTCTCCCCCGCCGGCGGCTACCAGTTCTTCGGCGAGGTCGACATCGACGGCGGCAGCGGCGAACTGACGGTACGTCTGCGTGAACAGGACGGCACGGTGCTCTTCACACAGACCCTTCAACCCGGCCTGGTGGGGCAGTAG
- a CDS encoding GNAT family N-acetyltransferase, producing the protein MTDATHEQQHGHPLHRWLPTWWLRRHGHAPPTGDTGARETEGQPGPADETSPVTASGTLWRMRTTVKDEPGSLAALCTALAEHRVDILNLQAHPLAEGTVDEFLLRAPGAATGEEITQAVTLAGGAHTWIERADAHDLVDAPTRILGLAARTALDPAELPLALRQLLGRCTIRSLPVPPTGEVVPVEGVFKDTVLRLRAAEGGVITVERPYLPFTPTEFARARALVEMDSRLGPRIPRSRDVLTLPEGNAITVRRADASDLEAARAMHARCSPHTLGLRYHGPARDADRYLKHLLGPRFGRTLAVQTASGRIVGLGHLLWDGDESEVALLVEDAWQQRGIGRELLARLVTMAVEAGCESVYAVTRAANTGMVATMRGLGVPLDYQIEEGTLVVTARLDATPVNSLMPYDSRQGELGGATLGR; encoded by the coding sequence ATGACTGACGCGACGCACGAGCAGCAGCACGGCCACCCCCTGCACCGCTGGCTCCCCACCTGGTGGCTACGGCGCCACGGTCACGCGCCTCCTACAGGCGATACCGGCGCCCGGGAGACGGAAGGTCAGCCCGGGCCTGCCGACGAGACCTCGCCGGTCACCGCGTCCGGCACCCTGTGGCGGATGCGGACGACGGTGAAGGACGAGCCGGGATCGCTGGCCGCGCTGTGCACGGCACTCGCCGAGCACCGCGTGGACATCCTCAACCTCCAGGCGCATCCCCTCGCCGAGGGCACGGTGGACGAGTTCCTGCTGCGGGCGCCGGGCGCGGCCACCGGGGAGGAGATCACCCAGGCGGTGACCCTGGCCGGGGGTGCGCACACCTGGATCGAGCGGGCCGACGCTCACGATCTGGTCGACGCGCCGACCCGGATCCTGGGACTCGCGGCGCGCACCGCGCTGGATCCGGCGGAACTTCCCCTGGCCCTGCGACAGTTGCTCGGCCGCTGCACGATCCGCTCGCTGCCTGTCCCGCCCACCGGCGAAGTGGTGCCGGTGGAAGGGGTGTTCAAGGACACCGTGCTGCGGCTGCGCGCGGCGGAAGGCGGCGTGATCACCGTGGAGCGGCCGTATCTGCCGTTCACCCCGACCGAGTTCGCCCGCGCGCGGGCGCTCGTGGAGATGGACAGCCGGCTCGGCCCGCGGATCCCGCGCAGCCGGGACGTGCTGACGCTCCCCGAGGGCAACGCCATCACCGTACGCCGCGCCGACGCGAGCGACCTCGAAGCGGCGAGGGCGATGCACGCCCGCTGCTCCCCGCACACTCTCGGCCTGCGCTACCACGGGCCGGCCAGGGACGCGGACCGCTATCTCAAGCACCTCCTCGGCCCGCGCTTCGGACGCACGCTCGCCGTGCAGACGGCCTCCGGCCGCATCGTCGGCCTCGGCCATCTGCTGTGGGACGGCGACGAGTCGGAGGTCGCGCTGCTCGTCGAGGACGCCTGGCAGCAGCGCGGCATCGGCCGTGAACTGCTCGCCCGGCTGGTGACGATGGCGGTCGAGGCGGGCTGCGAGAGCGTGTACGCCGTGACGCGTGCGGCGAACACCGGGATGGTCGCCACGATGCGCGGACTGGGGGTCCCGCTCGACTACCAGATCGAGGAGGGCACCCTGGTCGTCACGGCCCGCCTGGACGCCACCCCGGTCAACTCCCTGATGCCGTACGACAGCAGGCAGGGCGAGCTCGGCGGGGCGACCCTCGGCCGCTGA
- a CDS encoding PLP-dependent aspartate aminotransferase family protein, which translates to MDSASIRAHAPHTREHAVRTAPRALATEAVHAGRDDLARQGLHAPPIDLSTTYPSYDSRDEAARIDAFAATGAELDGVPVYGRLGNPTVARFETALARLEGTEAAVAFASGMAALTAVLLVRASMGLRHVVAVRPLYGCSDHLLTAGLLGTEVTWTDPAGIADALRPDTGLVMVESPANPTLAELDLRAIAHACGSVPLLADNTFATPVLQRPAEQGARLVLHSATKYIGGHGDVLAGVVACDEELARGLRKVRFATGGVLHPLAGYLLLRGLATLPVRVRAASASAAELAVRLAADPRVARVHYPRLGGAMIAFEVHGDPHEVIAGVRLITPAVSLGSVDTLIQHPASISHRIVDAEDRRDAGVSDRLLRMSVGLEDVEDLWADLDAALGAGVPAPVPGVSGDVRVGVS; encoded by the coding sequence ATGGACTCAGCGAGCATCCGCGCCCACGCTCCCCACACCCGGGAACACGCCGTACGCACCGCACCCCGAGCCCTCGCCACGGAGGCCGTGCACGCCGGCCGTGACGACCTCGCCCGGCAGGGACTGCACGCCCCGCCGATCGACCTGTCCACCACCTACCCGTCGTACGACAGCCGCGACGAGGCCGCCCGCATCGACGCCTTCGCCGCGACCGGCGCCGAACTCGACGGCGTGCCGGTGTACGGGCGCCTCGGCAACCCGACCGTCGCCCGGTTCGAGACCGCGCTCGCCCGGCTCGAAGGCACCGAGGCGGCGGTCGCGTTCGCCAGCGGCATGGCGGCCCTGACCGCCGTGCTCCTCGTCCGCGCCTCCATGGGCCTGCGCCACGTCGTGGCCGTACGACCCCTGTACGGATGCAGCGACCACCTGCTGACCGCGGGGCTGCTGGGCACGGAGGTCACCTGGACCGACCCGGCCGGCATCGCGGACGCCCTGCGCCCCGACACCGGGCTGGTGATGGTCGAGTCCCCGGCCAACCCGACCCTGGCCGAACTCGATCTGCGCGCCATCGCCCACGCCTGCGGCTCCGTGCCGCTGCTCGCCGACAACACCTTCGCCACGCCCGTCCTCCAGCGCCCGGCCGAGCAGGGCGCACGGCTCGTGCTGCACAGCGCCACGAAGTACATCGGCGGGCACGGCGACGTACTGGCCGGAGTGGTCGCCTGCGACGAGGAGTTGGCGCGCGGACTGCGCAAGGTCCGGTTCGCCACGGGCGGCGTGCTGCACCCGCTGGCCGGCTATCTGCTGCTACGGGGCCTCGCCACGCTGCCGGTCCGGGTACGGGCCGCCTCCGCGAGCGCCGCCGAACTGGCCGTACGGCTCGCCGCCGACCCGCGCGTGGCCCGCGTCCACTATCCGCGCCTCGGTGGCGCGATGATCGCCTTCGAGGTGCACGGCGACCCGCACGAGGTCATCGCCGGGGTCCGGCTCATCACCCCGGCCGTGAGCCTCGGCAGCGTCGACACCCTGATCCAGCACCCGGCCTCCATCAGTCACCGCATCGTCGACGCGGAGGACCGACGGGATGCCGGGGTGAGCGACCGGCTGCTGCGGATGTCGGTGGGGCTGGAGGACGTCGAGGACCTGTGGGCGGATCTGGACGCGGCGTTGGGGGCGGGGGTGCCGGCGCCGGTTCCGGGGGTGTCGGGGGACGTGCGGGTGGGGGTGAGCTGA
- a CDS encoding Lrp/AsnC family transcriptional regulator translates to MADSVVLDPVDLHLLRLLQNDARTTYRDLAAQVGVAPSTCLDRVARLRRSGVILGHQLRLDPAKLGRGLQALLSVQVRPHRRELVGPFVERIRALPEARTMFHLTGPDDYLVHVAVADAADLQRLVLDEFTARREVARVETRLIFQQWDCGPLLPPGPRPEPTSAESRT, encoded by the coding sequence ATGGCCGACTCCGTCGTACTGGATCCGGTGGACCTCCATCTGCTGCGGCTGCTGCAGAACGACGCCCGGACCACCTACCGTGACCTCGCCGCCCAGGTGGGCGTGGCGCCGTCCACCTGTCTGGACCGGGTGGCCCGGCTGCGTCGCTCGGGCGTGATCCTCGGTCATCAGCTGCGGCTCGATCCGGCCAAGTTGGGGCGTGGGCTCCAGGCGTTGCTGTCGGTGCAGGTCCGACCGCACCGGCGGGAGCTGGTGGGGCCGTTCGTGGAGCGGATCCGCGCGCTGCCGGAGGCGCGGACGATGTTCCACCTCACCGGTCCCGACGACTACCTCGTCCATGTGGCGGTGGCCGACGCGGCGGATCTCCAGCGGCTCGTCCTCGACGAGTTCACGGCGCGGCGCGAAGTGGCGCGTGTGGAGACCCGGTTGATATTCCAGCAGTGGGACTGCGGACCACTGCTGCCGCCGGGGCCGAGGCCGGAGCCGACGTCAGCCGAATCGCGGACGTGA
- a CDS encoding DUF885 domain-containing protein, with protein MSETKTTLPREVADAYVDEFIALDPVTGTYLGVAESSRRLPDFSPAGQEALAELARATLAKLDEAERRPGADSDVERRCARLLRERLTAELAVHEAEEGLRNIGNMVTPAHMVRDVFTVTPTQTDEDWAAVAERLRAVPAALAGYRESLALGLERKLYAGPRPTATFIEQLTEWADTDGKGRGWFEDFASAGPEALRAELDESARTATAAIVELRDWMRDVYAPAVEGAPNTVGRERYARWSRYFNGTDLDLDEAYAYGWSEFHRLLGEMRLEAEKILPGAATPWVALAHLDEHGVHIEGVDEVREWLQGLMDQAIEELDGTHFELAERVRKVESRIAPPGGAAAPYYTPPSEDFSRPGRTWLPTMGQTRFPAYDLVSTWYHEGVPGHHLQLAQWAHVAENLSRYQATLGGVSANAEGWALYAERLMDELGYLTDPEHRLGYLDAQMMRAARVIVDIGMHLELEIPADSPFHPGERWTPELAEEFFGAHSSRPADFVKSELTRYLSIPGQAIGYKLGERAWLLGRENARERHGDAFDLKAWHMAALSQGSLGLDDLVDELSAL; from the coding sequence ATGTCTGAGACCAAGACCACGCTGCCCCGTGAGGTCGCCGACGCCTACGTCGACGAGTTCATCGCCCTCGATCCGGTCACCGGTACCTACCTCGGCGTCGCAGAGAGTTCGCGCAGGCTGCCCGACTTCTCACCCGCCGGCCAGGAGGCTCTGGCGGAGCTGGCGCGGGCCACCCTCGCGAAGCTCGACGAGGCCGAGCGGCGGCCCGGCGCGGACAGTGACGTGGAGCGTCGCTGCGCGCGGCTGCTGCGTGAGCGGCTGACCGCCGAACTCGCCGTGCACGAGGCCGAGGAAGGCCTGCGCAACATCGGCAACATGGTCACGCCAGCGCACATGGTGCGCGACGTGTTCACGGTGACGCCGACGCAGACGGACGAGGACTGGGCGGCCGTCGCGGAGCGGCTGCGCGCGGTCCCGGCCGCGCTGGCGGGCTACCGCGAGTCCCTGGCGCTCGGCCTGGAGCGGAAGCTGTACGCCGGTCCGCGCCCGACGGCCACGTTCATCGAGCAGCTCACCGAGTGGGCGGACACGGACGGCAAGGGCCGCGGCTGGTTCGAGGACTTCGCCTCGGCCGGTCCCGAGGCGCTCCGCGCCGAGCTGGACGAATCGGCCCGCACGGCGACCGCGGCGATCGTGGAGCTGCGGGACTGGATGCGGGACGTGTACGCGCCCGCCGTCGAGGGCGCCCCGAACACGGTCGGCCGCGAGCGGTACGCGCGCTGGTCGCGCTACTTCAACGGCACCGACCTCGACCTGGACGAGGCGTACGCCTACGGCTGGTCCGAGTTCCACCGCCTGCTCGGGGAGATGCGGCTGGAGGCGGAGAAGATCCTGCCCGGTGCCGCGACGCCGTGGGTGGCGCTCGCGCACCTCGACGAGCACGGGGTGCACATCGAGGGTGTGGACGAGGTCCGCGAGTGGCTCCAGGGCCTGATGGACCAGGCGATCGAGGAGCTGGACGGCACGCACTTCGAACTCGCCGAGCGGGTACGGAAGGTGGAGTCGCGGATCGCGCCGCCCGGCGGTGCGGCGGCCCCGTACTACACGCCCCCGTCGGAGGACTTCTCGCGTCCGGGCCGCACCTGGCTGCCGACGATGGGCCAGACCCGGTTCCCGGCGTACGACCTCGTCTCGACCTGGTACCACGAGGGCGTGCCGGGCCACCACCTCCAGCTGGCGCAGTGGGCACACGTGGCGGAGAACCTCTCCCGCTACCAGGCCACGCTCGGCGGGGTGAGCGCCAACGCGGAGGGCTGGGCGCTGTACGCGGAGCGCCTGATGGACGAGCTGGGCTACCTCACGGACCCCGAGCACCGGCTCGGCTACCTCGACGCGCAGATGATGCGCGCGGCCCGGGTGATCGTCGACATCGGTATGCACCTGGAGCTGGAGATCCCCGCGGACTCCCCCTTCCACCCCGGTGAGCGCTGGACGCCGGAGCTGGCCGAGGAGTTCTTCGGCGCGCACAGCAGCCGTCCGGCGGACTTCGTGAAGAGCGAGCTGACCCGCTACCTGTCCATCCCCGGCCAGGCGATCGGCTACAAGCTGGGCGAGCGCGCCTGGCTGCTGGGCCGCGAGAACGCCCGTGAGCGGCACGGCGACGCGTTCGACCTGAAGGCCTGGCACATGGCGGCCCTGTCCCAGGGTTCGCTCGGCCTGGACGACCTGGTGGACGAACTGTCCGCGCTGTGA
- a CDS encoding immunity 21 family protein — protein sequence MARYADPGAVEWVESGGGPLIAVPEAVLPFWAGADGEDLDTDYDRACEVDGYVGLLPVGDSAALVLGDEPASTSFLPDHGMFVRWCAGDSEDELLARVPEALGTVVWEDEVRWDVPGPVVLFDSAWPGTETERTERLRVPLAAGPYAVRAGYAKPGPETWLGLVQLRRLPA from the coding sequence ATGGCGCGATACGCGGATCCGGGCGCGGTGGAGTGGGTGGAGTCGGGCGGTGGCCCGCTGATAGCGGTTCCCGAGGCGGTGCTGCCCTTCTGGGCCGGGGCCGACGGGGAGGACCTGGACACCGACTACGACCGGGCGTGCGAGGTCGACGGGTACGTCGGACTGCTGCCCGTCGGGGACAGCGCGGCCCTCGTGCTCGGGGACGAGCCGGCCTCCACCTCGTTCCTGCCCGACCACGGCATGTTCGTGCGGTGGTGCGCCGGGGACTCGGAGGACGAACTGCTCGCCCGGGTCCCCGAGGCCCTCGGCACGGTCGTCTGGGAGGACGAGGTGCGCTGGGACGTACCCGGTCCTGTCGTCCTGTTCGACTCGGCGTGGCCCGGCACCGAGACCGAGCGCACGGAGCGGCTGCGCGTGCCGCTGGCGGCGGGGCCGTACGCGGTGCGCGCCGGATACGCCAAGCCGGGTCCGGAGACCTGGCTCGGCCTCGTACAGCTGCGGCGACTTCCCGCCTGA